Proteins co-encoded in one Gossypium arboreum isolate Shixiya-1 chromosome 11, ASM2569848v2, whole genome shotgun sequence genomic window:
- the LOC108472987 gene encoding probable methyltransferase PMT26 translates to MALGRYNRVDNNNNKSSSYCSTVTIVIFMGLCLVGIWMITSSWVVPVQNGDDPAEEKKNQLKDQVETVIVDSNDRDNKPQFEDKRNDLHKDGLEKDLDVSLDKYKGKANLAAEENQEKTEETKWDKSKKDNQQFNSVGGEKNVYNSENLGGQGSENAEKKSDSNKDDKKSGSENAEKKGDESTSRTYGDKVDKNDDKVSDKRSADQVKKKSSNEDSPKGDKVFDKSFDDQVKKSSNEVFPKGDKVDKNNDNGFDKSSDSQVKKSSNEDAPKGDKVFDNSFDDQVKKSSNEVFPKVDKVDKNNDNVFDKSSDSQVKKSSNEDAPKGDKVFDKSSDDQVKKSSKEVFPKGDKVDKSNDNVFDKSSGSQVKKSSNEVFPSVAQSELLNETMIHNGSFTTQAAESNKEKNAQSSSNSSSKDYIWKLCNSTAGPDFIPCLDNCEAIRNLPTNIHYEHRERHCPEVPPTCLVPLPEGYKFPIEWPKSRDKIWYKNVPHSKLVEFKGGQNWLKITGDYLTFPGGGTQFRRGALHYIDFIQKAVPDIAWGKRSRVILDVGCGVASFGGYLFERNVLAMSLAPKDEHEAQVQFALERGIPAVSAVMGTKRLPYPGTVFDIIHCARCRVPWHIEGGKLLLELNRLLRPGGFFLWSATPVYQLKAQDVEIWKAMIEQTKAMCWELVNKTSKEPINKVAIATFRKPTSNECYKQRSQQEPPLCLESDDPNAAWNVPLQTCMHKVPLDPSERGSKWPEEWPARLEKSPYWLLSSQVGVYGKAAPEDLAADNEHWKQVVTKSYMQGMGINWSSVRNVMDMKAVYGGFAAALKDMNLWVMNVIPVDFPDTLPIIYERGLFGMYHDWCESFSTYPRSYDLLHADHIFSRVKKRCNFVAVVAEVDRILRPGGKLIARDDVETITELENMVRSMHWEVRLSYSKDKEGLLCVQKSMWRPTEVETLTYAIA, encoded by the exons ATGGCTTTAGGAAGATACAATAGggtagataataataacaataagtcTTCGAGTTATTGTTCCACCGTCACCATTGTGATTTTCATGGGATTATGTTTAGTTGGGATTTGGATGATAACTTCGTCCTGGGTTGTCCCGGTCCAAAACGGGGATGACCCGgctgaagaaaagaaaaatcagctcaagGATCAGGTTGAGACGGTAATCGTGGATAGCAATGACAGAGACAATAAGCCGCAGTTTGAAGATAAGCGTAATGATCTACATAAAGATGGCCTGGAAAAGGATTTAGACGTGAGTCTGGATAAATATAAAGGTAAAGCCAACTTAGCTGCAGAAGAAAATCAGGAGAAAACTGAAGAGACTAAGTGGGACAAGTCTAAGAAGGATAATCAGCAATTCAATTCTGTAGGTGGAGAGAAAAACGTTTACAACAGTGAGAATCTGGGTGGACAAGGGTCTGAAAATGCTGAAAAGAAATCTGATTCTAATAAGGATGACAAGAAATCTGGTTCTGAGAATGCTGAAAAGAAAGGAGATGAAAGCACTTCCAGGACTTATGGGGATAAGGTTGATAAAAATGATGACAAGGTGTCGGATAAACGCTCAGCTGATCAGGTGAAAAAGAAGAGTTCAAATGAAGATTCCCCAAAAGGAGATAAGGTGTTTGATAAAAGCTTTGATGATCAGGTGAAAAAGAGCTCAAATGAAGTTTTCCCTAAAGGGGATAAGGTTGACAAAAATAATGACAATGGGTTCGATAAAAGCTCTGATAGTCAAGTGAAAAAGAGTTCAAATGAAGATGCCCCAAAAGGAGATAAGGTGTTTGATAATAGCTTTGATGATCAGGTGAAAAAGAGCTCAAATGAAGTTTTCCCTAAAGTGGATAAGGTTGACAAAAATAATGACAATGTGTTCGATAAAAGCTCTGATAGTCAAGTGAAAAAGAGTTCAAATGAAGATGCCCCAAAAGGCGATAAGGTGTTTGATAAAAGCTCTGATGATCAGGTGAAAAAGAGCTCAAAAGAAGTTTTCCCTAAAGGGGATAAGGTTGACAAAAGTAATGACAATGTGTTCGATAAAAGCTCTGGTAGTCAAGTGAAAAAGAGCTCAAATGAAGTTTTCCCATCTGTTGCTCAATCTGAGCTTTTGAATGAAACCATGATTCACAATGGATCATTCACTACTCAAGCGGCAGaatcaaataaagaaaaaaatgctCAGTCATCATCAAACTCATCATCAAAGGATTACATTTGGAAGCTTTGCAATTCCACTGCCGGGCCTGATTTTATCCCATGCCTTGACAATTGTGAAGCCATCAGGAATCTTCCTACTAACATACATTATGAGCATCGAGAAAGGCACTGTCCAGAAGTGCCACCAACCTGCCTTGTTCCTCTTCCTGAAGGATACAAATTCCCAATAGAGTGGCCGAAAAGTAGGGACAAG ATTTGGTACAAAAATGTTCCCCACTCCAAGCTAGTAGAATTTAAGGGGGGtcagaattggttgaaaattacTGGGGATTACTTAACATTTCCTGGTGGTGGAACCCAGTTTAGGAGAGGTGCACTTCATTATATCGACTTTATACAAAAG GCTGTGCCTGATATAGCATGGGGAAAACGCTCTCGTGTAATATTGGACGTCGGATGTGGGGTTGCCAGCTTTGGAGGTTATCTTTTTGAAAGAAATGTGCTGGCCATGTCCCTAGCACCAAAAGATGAACATGAAGCTCAAGTACAATTTGCACTTGAAAGGGGGATTCCTGCTGTGTCTGCTGTGATGGGTACTAAAAGACTTCCCTACCCTGGCACTGTATTTGATATTATTCATTGTGCACGATGTAGAGTGCCATGGCACATAGAAG GTGGTAAACTCCTCTTGGAGCTCAATCGTTTGCTGCGACCCGGTGGTTTCTTTTTGTGGTCTGCTACTCCTGTTTATCAGTTAAAAGCTCAGGATGTTGAAATCTGGAAGG CTATGATTGAACAAACAAAAGCTATGTGCTGGGAGCTTGTAAACAAAACTTCTAAAGAACCAATAAATAAGGTGGCCATAGCAACATTTAGAAAGCCTACATCTAATGAGTGCTATAAGCAAAGGTCACAACAAGAACCTCCACTATGTCTCGAGTCCGATGATCCAAACGCGGCTTG GAATGTGCCACTTCAAACATGCATGCACAAAGTGCCTCTAGATCCATCAGAACGTGGGTCTAAGTGGCCTGAGGAATGGCCAGCAAGGTTGGAAAAATCACCTTATTGGTTGTTGAGTTCCCAAGTCGGAGTTTATGGCAAAGCAGCACCAGAAGATCTTGCTGCAGACAATGAGCATTGGAAACAGGTGGTAACCAAGTCATACATGCAAGGAATGGGAATAAATTGGTCATCAGTCAGAAATGTCATGGACATGAAAGCTGTTTATGGAGG ATTTGCTGCGGCACTCAAAGATATGAATTTATGGGTCATGAATGTGATCCCAGTTGACTTTCCAGATACACTTCCCATAATATATGAAAGAGGTCTGTTTGGCATGTATCATGATTGGTGTGAATCATTTAGCACCTATCCAAGATCTTACGATCTTCTCCATGCCGACCATATATTCTCCAGGGTTAAAAAGAG GTGCAATTTCGTGGCTGTGGTTGCCGAGGTGGATCGTATTTTAAGACCGGGAGGAAAGCTTATTGCTCGGGATGATGTCGAAACCATTACCGAGCTGGAGAATATGGTACGGTCCATGCATTGGGAAGTCCGGTTGAGTTACTCTAAGGACAAGGAAGGCTTGCTGTGTGTCCAGAAATCCATGTGGCGACCTACAGAGGTGGAGACGCTCACATATGCCATTGCTTAG